A stretch of the Opitutales bacterium genome encodes the following:
- a CDS encoding beta-ketoacyl-[acyl-carrier-protein] synthase family protein: MQKEVVITGLGFVTSIGNSIDAVESSLREQKSGIERYAPFVDNNEPVSVMGTIKGFDLSSPEQEDWTYPERFWLSRSMLRGMSPHSLYSISAVEDALIDAGLDKKETSNPRTGLYGASGGSTSMMHYNLTRLKKLGVDRVNPKGIVSSVAGTLTFNLVSYFKIQGFSSGFVSACASSGHAIGFAWDAIYNGHQDRMIVVGAEDGDVDCILPFAGMRALSVNPDPTKASRPFDKDRDGFVGTGGATALILEERSIAEARGAKIYGRFLGWGQSSDGYNPVLPLPDGSGLARSMTSALEQANVQPSNVGYLNAHAPSTPFGDAAEIKGIKSIFEEGARPKVSSTKALTGHGLSLASAMEAAFTVLALDRGFLPGSANIENLDPMTDGVPILRQSEETSCDFAMSTSSGFGGANVSLVFGREA; encoded by the coding sequence ATGCAAAAAGAGGTCGTCATCACCGGACTAGGATTTGTCACAAGCATCGGAAACAGTATCGACGCAGTGGAGTCGAGCCTGCGCGAGCAGAAATCTGGGATCGAGCGTTATGCGCCTTTCGTGGATAATAATGAGCCTGTATCCGTTATGGGTACGATCAAAGGCTTTGATCTGAGTTCTCCCGAGCAGGAGGACTGGACCTATCCAGAACGTTTTTGGCTGAGTCGTTCAATGTTGCGCGGAATGTCGCCTCACAGCCTATACAGTATTAGTGCGGTTGAGGATGCGCTCATTGATGCGGGTTTAGACAAAAAAGAGACGTCTAATCCACGCACAGGCCTGTATGGGGCATCTGGGGGGTCGACAAGCATGATGCACTATAATTTAACCCGGCTCAAAAAACTTGGAGTGGATCGGGTAAACCCTAAAGGGATTGTGTCCTCGGTGGCGGGAACGCTCACTTTTAATTTGGTATCTTATTTTAAAATCCAGGGCTTTTCTTCGGGTTTTGTCTCTGCATGCGCTTCATCGGGTCACGCGATCGGGTTTGCTTGGGATGCAATTTACAATGGACATCAAGATCGGATGATCGTGGTCGGAGCGGAGGATGGAGACGTGGACTGCATTCTGCCCTTCGCCGGAATGCGTGCGCTGAGCGTCAATCCAGATCCTACTAAGGCGTCACGTCCTTTCGACAAAGACCGAGACGGTTTTGTTGGGACGGGTGGGGCAACAGCGTTGATCCTTGAGGAACGCTCTATTGCCGAGGCGCGCGGTGCTAAAATCTACGGTCGTTTCCTTGGTTGGGGCCAATCGAGTGATGGCTACAATCCAGTCCTCCCGCTGCCGGATGGTTCAGGCTTGGCTCGGTCGATGACATCGGCTCTCGAACAAGCGAACGTTCAGCCTTCCAATGTGGGTTATCTCAATGCACATGCTCCTTCGACGCCTTTTGGAGATGCTGCAGAGATTAAGGGCATCAAAAGCATATTTGAAGAAGGTGCCCGTCCCAAGGTGTCCAGCACGAAGGCGTTGACTGGGCACGGGCTCAGTTTGGCCAGTGCGATGGAAGCTGCATTTACAGTGTTGGCTTTAGATCGTGGCTTCTTGCCGGGTTCGGCCAATATCGAGAACCTTGACCCCATGACGGATGGAGTCCCAATCCTCAGGCAGAGCGAGGAGACGTCCTGCGATTTCGCTATGAGTACGAGCAGCGGATTCGGTGGCGCGAATGTATCTCTTGTCTTTGGCCGTGAAGCCTGA
- a CDS encoding glycosyltransferase: protein MYLLSLAVKPDGTERICLLQDYLRMGGTERHSVHLCQKWSKVGTDVMLLTARPGGALAPIIQDSEVDWRSAQPFDFKLNWFPPSLGKILTEFNPQRVVMMGRVANEQGSWLRRRFPSIELTATVRTGRRFTRRYIAGLLDADAVRVNSDYAHERVLAIGVDPKRVVVDPNEELVQLSREERLNQRAARRHSFGVPGDTKVLLQVGAFRPGKRHSDLLEVFRSLVVRHPNTELWWVGAGPLMSKLQRNVSRAGLSQRVRFFGIQLDVSPLYYAADIAVTASVEESNSNFVLEARRAGLPVIAQRSGGTEASVLGVDWVDGLDALEAAIEEKIQ from the coding sequence ATGTATCTCTTGTCTTTGGCCGTGAAGCCTGACGGCACAGAGCGCATTTGCTTATTGCAGGACTACCTGCGCATGGGAGGTACGGAGCGACACAGTGTGCATCTATGCCAAAAATGGTCGAAAGTCGGGACCGATGTCATGTTACTAACAGCGCGCCCAGGTGGGGCTTTGGCTCCCATTATCCAGGATAGTGAGGTCGACTGGAGATCTGCTCAGCCGTTTGATTTCAAATTGAATTGGTTCCCGCCAAGTTTAGGGAAAATACTGACCGAGTTTAACCCCCAACGCGTAGTAATGATGGGTCGGGTCGCCAATGAACAAGGTTCCTGGCTTCGGCGAAGATTTCCTTCGATTGAGCTTACCGCTACGGTTCGGACGGGGAGGCGTTTTACACGGCGTTACATTGCCGGCTTATTGGATGCTGACGCAGTGCGTGTGAATAGTGACTACGCGCACGAGCGTGTGCTGGCGATTGGAGTCGATCCTAAGAGAGTCGTAGTCGATCCAAATGAGGAGTTGGTTCAATTAAGTCGTGAGGAGCGATTGAATCAGCGCGCCGCGCGACGGCACTCTTTTGGTGTCCCCGGCGACACTAAGGTACTCCTACAGGTGGGCGCGTTTCGTCCTGGCAAGCGACACAGTGATTTACTCGAAGTGTTTCGATCGTTGGTGGTGCGGCATCCCAATACCGAGCTATGGTGGGTCGGTGCAGGGCCCTTGATGAGTAAGCTCCAGCGTAATGTGTCGCGAGCAGGTTTGAGCCAACGTGTCCGTTTCTTTGGAATTCAGTTGGATGTCAGTCCTCTTTATTATGCAGCCGACATCGCGGTGACGGCCTCTGTAGAGGAATCCAATAGTAACTTCGTACTCGAAGCACGACGGGCGGGATTACCAGTCATTGCTCAGAGATCTGGAGGCACTGAGGCTTCAGTTTTAGGAGTCGACTGGGTCGATGGTCTAGATGCTTTAGAAGCGGCGATTGAGGAGAAAATTCAATGA
- a CDS encoding ABC transporter permease: MTQQLFLLRQFSLRAVQQRFRGSVLGWGWIIGQPLLMMAVYTTVFGVIFGGSYGGQADDSTLAYALGIFLSLTVYGVFSDVVNASPTAILGNAIYVKKVRFPLEVLPLSSLAVPWVNLAVQLVLVLVFGVSTGFLDIGGLIPSGVMLAILLIGSAGLAFWISALGVFFRDIQQLASVFSLVGLYASAVFYSSVDAQSAQPELWAWLRINPLLHLVENVRGALLFGLSVDWVGVTWSGVCAVLTLVSGVVFFRWIKSSFADVL, encoded by the coding sequence ATGACTCAGCAGCTTTTTCTTCTCAGACAGTTTTCACTGCGCGCGGTGCAGCAGCGTTTTCGTGGCTCTGTGCTGGGCTGGGGCTGGATCATCGGGCAGCCACTCTTAATGATGGCTGTTTATACGACCGTATTTGGGGTGATCTTTGGGGGGAGCTACGGTGGACAGGCTGATGACAGCACGCTTGCTTATGCCTTGGGCATTTTCTTGAGCCTCACGGTCTACGGTGTTTTTAGCGATGTGGTGAATGCCTCGCCGACGGCGATTTTAGGGAATGCGATTTACGTAAAGAAAGTGCGCTTTCCGCTCGAAGTCTTACCCCTTTCGTCTCTTGCGGTCCCGTGGGTCAACTTAGCCGTCCAGTTGGTCCTTGTTTTGGTTTTTGGTGTGTCGACCGGCTTTTTGGATATAGGTGGATTAATTCCAAGCGGGGTGATGCTGGCGATCCTATTGATTGGTTCAGCAGGGCTGGCTTTTTGGATTTCTGCCTTGGGTGTTTTTTTTAGGGATATCCAGCAGCTAGCGAGTGTATTCAGCCTGGTCGGTCTCTATGCGAGTGCAGTGTTTTATTCCTCGGTGGATGCGCAATCAGCTCAACCAGAATTGTGGGCTTGGTTGAGAATCAATCCATTGCTGCACCTGGTCGAAAATGTGAGAGGCGCGCTACTTTTTGGACTGTCTGTTGACTGGGTCGGCGTGACTTGGAGTGGGGTATGCGCCGTGTTGACGTTGGTGAGCGGAGTCGTGTTTTTCAGATGGATCAAGAGTTCGTTTGCCGACGTGCTTTGA
- the lysS gene encoding lysine--tRNA ligase, with the protein MSKPKQPTDNSSDQFAVRNEKLAKLRSEGLDPFRNNWEQTHTSKSAVAQFDEALAEDEPQARVSVAGRIVTFRVMGKASFVKILDRDGIIQLYVTRDALPEGIYNTYFKKLDLGDFIGVAGPLFKTSTGEITVRVEDYALVTKTLRPLPEKFHGLTDSDQIYRQRYLDLISNTESRDRFRTRSQILRSIREFFWERDFEEVETPVLHNIAGGAAARPFETHFNALDCPFFLRIALELHLKRLMVGGCDRVFEIGRVFRNEGLSRRHNPEFTLLEAYQAYSDFEGMMELVKSMIQRITREVIGKDEIPVFGRDEVIQLGGDWRVAKYKDLIFDATQRSDWFELPKAEKLKITDAMGIEVNPTLEDYEVTNDVFEKRIEPNLIQPTFVTHVLKELVPLAKINAEDPDTVDVFEFCMNGQEIAPAYSEQNDPLIQRKILEEQVGEEIQNLDEDFLTALEHGMPPAGGMGMGIDRLVILLTSASNIRDTILFPTLKPVVNRSPSETTGE; encoded by the coding sequence ATGAGCAAGCCAAAGCAGCCAACGGACAACAGTTCGGACCAATTTGCGGTTCGTAATGAAAAACTCGCTAAGCTGCGGAGTGAGGGCCTAGACCCATTCCGCAACAACTGGGAACAAACGCATACCTCCAAATCCGCTGTAGCCCAGTTTGATGAAGCTTTGGCTGAAGACGAACCGCAGGCTCGCGTGTCTGTGGCAGGCCGCATTGTGACGTTCCGAGTCATGGGTAAGGCAAGCTTTGTCAAGATCCTCGATCGCGATGGCATCATCCAACTTTATGTAACGCGCGACGCGCTACCCGAGGGGATCTACAACACCTATTTTAAGAAACTCGACCTCGGCGACTTCATTGGAGTCGCAGGACCGCTTTTCAAAACCTCGACAGGTGAGATCACCGTGCGCGTCGAGGACTACGCCTTGGTCACGAAGACCCTACGCCCGCTACCCGAAAAATTCCATGGGCTCACCGACAGTGATCAAATCTACCGCCAGCGTTACCTAGACCTCATTTCCAATACTGAATCCCGCGACCGATTCCGCACGCGCAGTCAAATTCTTCGCTCCATCCGTGAGTTTTTCTGGGAGCGCGACTTCGAGGAAGTAGAAACGCCGGTGCTCCATAATATCGCTGGTGGCGCGGCTGCCCGTCCCTTCGAGACGCACTTCAATGCTCTCGACTGCCCTTTCTTTCTGAGGATCGCCCTAGAGCTGCACCTGAAACGCCTCATGGTTGGTGGCTGCGACCGGGTTTTTGAGATCGGCCGTGTTTTCCGCAACGAAGGGCTGTCGCGACGTCATAACCCCGAATTTACTTTGCTTGAGGCCTACCAAGCATACTCAGACTTCGAAGGCATGATGGAGCTGGTCAAAAGCATGATCCAGCGCATCACACGCGAGGTCATTGGCAAAGATGAGATCCCTGTATTCGGCCGCGATGAAGTGATCCAACTCGGGGGCGATTGGCGTGTCGCCAAGTATAAAGATCTCATTTTTGATGCCACCCAGCGCAGTGACTGGTTCGAGCTACCAAAGGCTGAGAAACTCAAGATCACCGACGCGATGGGCATTGAAGTGAATCCCACTCTCGAAGACTACGAGGTAACGAACGACGTATTTGAAAAACGCATCGAGCCCAACCTCATCCAACCCACCTTCGTGACCCATGTCCTCAAAGAACTGGTGCCATTAGCTAAGATAAATGCTGAGGATCCCGACACCGTAGATGTCTTTGAATTTTGCATGAACGGTCAAGAGATCGCGCCTGCCTACAGCGAACAAAACGACCCCCTCATCCAGCGCAAAATACTTGAGGAACAGGTCGGCGAGGAAATCCAAAACCTTGATGAAGACTTTCTAACGGCACTGGAGCATGGCATGCCCCCGGCAGGAGGCATGGGCATGGGAATCGACCGCCTCGTCATCCTATTGACCAGCGCGTCAAATATCCGAGACACCATCCTTTTCCCCACGCTTAAACCTGTAGTAAACCGATCACCGTCGGAAACTACCGGAGAATGA
- a CDS encoding dephospho-CoA kinase, producing the protein MAAYNKPVGRGWRLGLTGGIGSGKSTVRNLFEAAGWQTLDADSIVRDLLNKDPEVQAALRKQLGDAAILPDGTANRPWIGQRVFKDPTQLTWLEQLLHPRVRHVWQSALEQVPEQPWLVEIPLLFEKKLESSFDLTVAVIVGEGTQLQRLAHRGIEELEARRRIRLQLPSHEKQKRADFVLSNDGTPEFLHQQVHSLITTLETSA; encoded by the coding sequence ATGGCCGCCTATAATAAACCGGTGGGACGCGGCTGGCGCCTTGGACTGACGGGCGGCATCGGCTCAGGAAAGTCAACTGTCCGCAATCTCTTTGAGGCTGCCGGATGGCAAACTCTTGACGCTGATTCCATCGTCCGCGATCTCCTGAACAAAGACCCAGAGGTGCAGGCAGCCTTGAGAAAACAATTGGGAGATGCAGCCATCCTACCAGATGGAACTGCGAATCGGCCCTGGATCGGCCAACGCGTCTTCAAAGACCCGACCCAGCTAACATGGCTCGAACAACTGCTCCATCCACGCGTGCGTCACGTATGGCAATCCGCGCTAGAACAAGTCCCAGAACAACCTTGGCTCGTCGAAATCCCGCTCCTCTTCGAAAAAAAACTTGAATCGAGTTTTGATTTGACCGTTGCTGTCATCGTCGGCGAGGGCACCCAGCTCCAACGCTTAGCGCATCGAGGGATTGAAGAGTTAGAGGCACGCCGACGTATTCGGCTTCAACTCCCCTCACACGAAAAGCAAAAACGCGCCGATTTTGTATTGTCCAACGACGGCACACCCGAATTTCTCCACCAACAAGTTCACTCTCTTATTACTACGCTGGAAACATCCGCCTGA